From Woronichinia naegeliana WA131, the proteins below share one genomic window:
- a CDS encoding Uma2 family endonuclease produces MITAEPIILNLNAVNLSDEQFYQLCHSNDEWRLEQTAQGELIIMPPIGAISGNRESDLNGFVWLWNRQTKLGKVFSSSTIFTLPNGAKRSPDVAWIAKERWDALPLEEQEKFAKICPDFVIELRSRTDSLTQLQAKMEEYLVNGVRLGWLIDPMSQQVAIYRPHQAVEIISLPTTLSGENVLPGFTLELPLF; encoded by the coding sequence ATGATTACCGCAGAGCCTATTATTTTAAACCTCAACGCCGTCAACTTAAGCGATGAGCAATTCTATCAACTTTGCCATAGTAATGACGAGTGGCGACTAGAACAAACTGCCCAAGGAGAACTCATTATTATGCCCCCGATTGGTGCCATTAGTGGCAACCGCGAATCTGATTTAAACGGCTTTGTTTGGTTATGGAATCGTCAAACCAAACTCGGTAAAGTCTTTAGCTCTTCCACTATCTTTACCTTGCCCAATGGTGCGAAACGTTCCCCTGATGTCGCTTGGATCGCCAAGGAACGCTGGGACGCTTTACCCCTAGAAGAACAAGAAAAATTTGCTAAAATTTGCCCCGATTTTGTAATAGAATTAAGATCTCGCACGGATTCCTTAACCCAACTCCAAGCAAAAATGGAGGAGTATCTTGTTAATGGTGTAAGACTCGGTTGGTTAATTGATCCCATGAGTCAACAGGTAGCCATCTATCGCCCACATCAAGCAGTAGAAATTATTTCATTACCAACGACCTTATCTGGGGAAAACGTTTTACCAGGATTTACTTTAGAACTACCTCTTTTTTAA
- a CDS encoding cyanobactin biosynthesis PatC/TenC/TruC family protein, with translation MTTEKKTETTPKTSGDRPEKKKPVKYKFQQDTLTTGLSDYGFWAHQVTKERAKLPEVDPPFRRGRIW, from the coding sequence ATGACTACCGAGAAAAAAACAGAAACTACGCCTAAAACCAGTGGCGATCGCCCTGAAAAGAAAAAACCTGTCAAATATAAATTCCAACAGGATACTTTGACAACGGGACTTTCTGATTATGGGTTTTGGGCGCACCAGGTCACAAAAGAACGGGCAAAACTACCTGAAGTTGATCCCCCGTTTCGTCGTGGTAGAATTTGGTGA
- a CDS encoding cyanobactin biosynthesis system PatB/AcyB/McaB family protein codes for MSPPVKRPDVIYPHRSVDVIHGTVDELLSIRMKLLHGANYNDPAAFANRSYQQLKSSGCRCAF; via the coding sequence TTGTCTCCGCCAGTTAAAAGACCTGATGTGATTTATCCCCATCGTTCTGTTGATGTCATTCACGGTACGGTGGATGAGTTGCTGAGTATTCGCATGAAGTTATTGCACGGTGCGAATTATAATGATCCTGCGGCTTTTGCCAATCGCAGTTATCAGCAACTTAAGTCGTCGGGTTGTCGATGTGCTTTTTAG
- a CDS encoding 4-hydroxybenzoate solanesyltransferase, with translation MITESPLSEPTWLTIVRLLRWHKPAGRLILMIPALWAIFLAAEGKPPLPLIGIIILGTLATSALGCVVNDLWDRNIDPQVERTKSRPIAARTLSIQVGIGVAIIALLCAAGLALYLNPLSFWLCVAAVPVIIGYPLAKRVFPVPQLVLSIAWGFAVLISWTAISAHLDFAAWVLWLATIFWTLGFDTVYAMADREDDQRIGVKSSAIFFGQYAGEAVGIFFASTIAAFIYLGMILPLNILYWLALAMAIMGWVIQYLRLSQSEIPAHAYGEIFGQNVWIGFILLGGMILGWL, from the coding sequence ATGATTACTGAATCTCCCCTCTCTGAACCGACTTGGCTAACCATTGTCCGGCTTCTCCGTTGGCATAAACCAGCCGGCCGCTTAATTTTAATGATTCCGGCTCTGTGGGCCATTTTTTTAGCTGCCGAAGGGAAACCGCCCTTACCTTTAATCGGCATTATTATTTTAGGAACCTTGGCTACCAGTGCCTTGGGCTGTGTGGTCAATGACCTCTGGGACAGAAATATTGATCCCCAGGTGGAACGCACCAAAAGCAGACCGATCGCAGCCCGAACTCTCTCCATTCAAGTGGGTATTGGCGTGGCGATCATTGCCCTACTCTGTGCAGCCGGTCTAGCCCTCTATTTAAACCCCCTGAGTTTTTGGCTGTGTGTGGCGGCGGTTCCTGTGATTATTGGTTATCCCTTGGCTAAACGGGTTTTTCCAGTCCCTCAATTGGTTTTATCTATAGCTTGGGGGTTTGCTGTTCTGATTAGTTGGACGGCGATCTCGGCCCATCTAGATTTTGCTGCCTGGGTATTGTGGTTAGCGACCATTTTTTGGACATTGGGATTTGACACCGTATATGCCATGGCGGATCGGGAAGATGATCAACGCATTGGGGTAAAGTCCAGTGCCATCTTTTTTGGTCAATACGCAGGGGAAGCCGTTGGTATTTTCTTTGCCAGTACGATCGCTGCTTTTATCTATTTGGGGATGATTTTGCCCCTGAATATTCTCTATTGGTTGGCCCTAGCGATGGCGATCATGGGATGGGTGATTCAGTATCTTCGCCTGAGTCAGTCGGAAATTCCGGCCCATGCCTACGGTGAAATTTTTGGACAGAATGTTTGGATTGGCTTTATTTTGTTGGGGGGGATGATTTTGGGTTGGCTTTAG
- a CDS encoding PatA/PatG family cyanobactin maturation protease has translation MTNIPGLKKLWTETRGDPKICVAVLDGIVDQNHPCFDGADLTRLPSLVSGEANENGSMSTHGTHVASIIFGQPDSPVEGIAPHCRGLIVPVFADDRLRLSQLDLARAIEQAVNAGANIINISAGQLTDEGEADTWLEKSVQLCKENNVLLIAATGNDGCECLHVPASLPTVLAVGAMDDQGKPTNFSNWGGEYQNQGILAPGENILGAKPGGGTTRLNGTSFATPIVSGVVALLLSLQIKRGEKPDPQKVRTALLATATPCNPKDTDEQNRCLMGKLNIPDAIEFLLGETMSDELDLETVEASGCGCGDNPDESVLNEPLETSELKLAEVTPSQTEIVSVPPSVSPVISQPNPVNTMSNSTNFVTASEAPSELEGKNLVYALGVLGYDFGSEARRDSFKQLMPGVSVEGTLIPANPYDARQMVDYLGENLPEAKALIWTLNLELTPIYAIEPVGGFSRDVYEVLQSLLDGQIQAETDPNFVQRVSIPGVLTGRSVKLFSGQVVPVVEINNTRGLYGWKVNTLVTAAIASVQEQSNDAEEDAIRRTLSSFLNRIYYDLRNLGTTSQDRALNFASTNAFQAASTFAQAVGAGYELDSINVEKSPFCRLDSDCWDVKLKFFDPENSRRAKKIYRFTIDVSDTIPVTLGEVRSWSSAY, from the coding sequence ATGACTAACATTCCTGGACTAAAAAAACTATGGACAGAAACTAGAGGTGATCCTAAAATTTGTGTCGCTGTCCTTGATGGTATAGTTGACCAAAATCACCCCTGTTTCGACGGTGCAGACCTGACTCGACTCCCTAGTTTAGTCTCAGGAGAAGCCAACGAAAATGGCTCTATGTCCACTCACGGAACCCACGTTGCCAGTATTATCTTCGGTCAACCTGACTCCCCCGTTGAAGGCATCGCGCCCCATTGTCGAGGCTTAATTGTTCCCGTATTTGCAGATGATCGCCTGCGGTTATCTCAACTCGATTTAGCCAGAGCCATTGAACAAGCTGTTAACGCGGGAGCCAATATTATAAACATTAGTGCCGGTCAATTAACCGATGAAGGCGAAGCCGATACTTGGTTAGAAAAATCTGTACAACTCTGCAAAGAAAATAATGTTTTGCTGATAGCCGCAACAGGCAATGATGGCTGTGAATGTTTGCACGTTCCTGCCTCTTTACCTACCGTTTTAGCAGTCGGTGCAATGGACGACCAGGGCAAACCAACCAATTTTAGTAACTGGGGAGGCGAGTACCAAAATCAAGGCATTCTGGCCCCTGGTGAAAACATTTTAGGGGCGAAACCTGGCGGCGGAACCACTCGCTTAAATGGAACCAGTTTTGCCACTCCCATTGTGAGTGGTGTTGTGGCCTTATTGCTCAGTTTGCAAATTAAAAGAGGAGAAAAGCCAGACCCGCAAAAAGTGAGAACGGCCCTCCTGGCAACTGCGACTCCCTGTAATCCCAAAGACACCGATGAGCAAAATCGCTGTTTAATGGGAAAATTAAACATCCCTGATGCTATAGAATTTTTATTAGGAGAAACTATGTCCGACGAATTAGACTTAGAAACAGTGGAAGCTTCTGGTTGTGGCTGCGGCGATAATCCAGATGAGTCCGTCCTCAATGAACCCCTAGAAACCAGCGAACTTAAATTAGCTGAAGTGACTCCTAGTCAAACAGAAATTGTGTCCGTGCCGCCCTCCGTTTCCCCCGTTATTAGTCAACCTAATCCCGTTAATACCATGTCCAATTCCACTAATTTTGTGACCGCCAGCGAAGCTCCGAGTGAACTTGAAGGCAAAAATTTAGTTTATGCTCTCGGTGTTTTAGGCTATGATTTCGGTTCTGAAGCTCGTCGCGATTCCTTTAAACAATTAATGCCAGGAGTTAGCGTTGAGGGAACATTAATTCCCGCCAATCCCTACGATGCTCGTCAGATGGTGGATTATTTAGGGGAAAATTTACCCGAAGCTAAGGCTCTAATTTGGACATTAAATTTAGAATTAACGCCTATCTATGCGATCGAACCTGTAGGCGGTTTTTCCCGTGATGTTTATGAGGTATTACAGAGCCTTTTGGACGGCCAAATTCAAGCTGAAACCGATCCCAACTTTGTACAAAGAGTTAGTATTCCTGGGGTCTTAACAGGCCGTAGTGTTAAGCTTTTCTCTGGTCAAGTTGTTCCCGTTGTTGAGATTAATAATACACGCGGTTTATACGGCTGGAAAGTTAACACTCTCGTTACTGCGGCGATCGCTTCTGTCCAGGAACAGTCTAATGATGCAGAAGAAGATGCCATCCGTCGCACTCTAAGCAGTTTCTTGAATCGCATTTATTATGATTTACGTAATTTAGGCACAACATCCCAAGATCGGGCCTTAAATTTTGCCTCTACTAATGCATTCCAAGCGGCTTCGACCTTTGCTCAGGCAGTGGGTGCGGGTTATGAATTAGATAGTATTAATGTGGAAAAAAGTCCTTTCTGTCGTTTAGATAGCGATTGTTGGGATGTTAAACTGAAGTTCTTTGATCCAGAGAATAGTCGTCGTGCTAAAAAGATTTATCGCTTTACGATTGATGTGAGCGACACTATTCCTGTCACCTTGGGTGAAGTCCGTTCTTGGTCTAGTGCTTATTAA
- a CDS encoding M23 family metallopeptidase, with the protein MTKSSFGVGKYILGQFSLWLYFCIGTTLTLAQSPNLSQNCPTPALSRLQRHRLGAGETLASLAQKYHLVPETLSSLNPQLKKGKAPVGTVILIPPFNGIRIEVPQGATWQDVAKAYGIRADILFEVNGCTQKPKVVFIPGVVWTASEKKPVDTYTGLTHYPLPHPAKIGLDYGWQSHSPGQQTFFHSGIDLLAPEGTPVLAAASGTVLLVSKEGPYGFLVVIDHGNGRQTRYAQLSQFQAEAGQIVQSGQVIGYVGISGRPDIPETHVHFEVRFQSPVGWVAQDPKLHLPANH; encoded by the coding sequence ATGACAAAAAGCTCCTTTGGGGTAGGGAAATATATTCTAGGACAATTCAGTTTATGGCTTTATTTCTGCATAGGAACCACTCTCACCCTTGCTCAATCTCCCAACCTTTCTCAAAATTGTCCTACTCCGGCTCTTTCTCGCTTGCAACGCCATCGTCTTGGGGCGGGAGAAACCCTGGCCAGCCTTGCCCAAAAATATCATCTTGTCCCCGAAACCCTCAGTAGTCTTAATCCCCAACTCAAAAAGGGTAAAGCCCCCGTTGGAACTGTCATTTTAATTCCGCCTTTTAATGGTATTCGCATTGAAGTGCCCCAGGGAGCCACCTGGCAAGATGTAGCCAAAGCCTACGGAATTCGTGCTGATATTCTTTTTGAAGTCAATGGTTGTACCCAAAAACCTAAAGTTGTTTTTATTCCAGGCGTGGTTTGGACTGCCAGTGAAAAAAAACCAGTGGATACCTATACCGGCCTAACCCATTATCCGCTTCCTCATCCGGCCAAAATTGGTCTGGACTACGGTTGGCAATCCCATTCACCCGGCCAACAAACTTTTTTTCACAGTGGTATTGACTTGTTGGCCCCAGAAGGCACACCAGTGCTAGCCGCTGCATCAGGGACAGTGCTTCTAGTTAGTAAAGAAGGCCCCTATGGTTTTCTGGTTGTCATCGATCATGGCAATGGACGACAAACTCGTTATGCCCAACTCAGTCAATTTCAAGCTGAAGCTGGACAAATCGTACAATCTGGACAAGTCATTGGTTACGTCGGTATATCCGGCCGCCCAGATATTCCTGAAACTCATGTGCATTTTGAGGTTCGTTTCCAGTCTCCAGTGGGTTGGGTCGCTCAAGATCCCAAATTACATCTACCTGCAAATCATTAA
- a CDS encoding type 1 glutamine amidotransferase — protein sequence MTMKLSIGWLYPTLMSTYGDRGNVICIQRRCQWRGIEAEMVPLEQQTEASIFRQVDIIAGGGAQDRQQEIVMRDLQGAKAEALKSQLETGTPGVFTCGSPQLLGHYYEPALGQRIDGLGLLDLVSKHPGPQAKRCIGNVVFEITASPLAEQLQAMTGETPVVIGFENHGGRTYLQSVSPLGKVQKGYGNNGEDGYEGAFYRNAIATYSHGPLLPKNPFLADWLIKTALERKYQTTIQLETLDDSLAHRARAAMLKRLE from the coding sequence ATGACCATGAAATTAAGCATTGGTTGGCTTTATCCCACCCTCATGAGTACCTACGGCGATCGCGGTAATGTGATCTGTATTCAACGACGTTGTCAATGGCGCGGTATCGAAGCTGAGATGGTCCCCCTCGAACAGCAAACCGAGGCGAGTATCTTTCGTCAGGTTGATATTATTGCGGGCGGAGGAGCGCAGGATCGCCAACAGGAAATTGTGATGCGAGATCTGCAAGGAGCTAAAGCAGAGGCCCTTAAAAGTCAATTAGAAACCGGAACGCCTGGGGTATTTACCTGTGGCTCACCCCAACTGCTCGGTCACTATTACGAACCGGCTTTAGGGCAACGAATTGATGGTTTGGGTTTATTGGATTTAGTCAGTAAACATCCTGGCCCCCAGGCAAAACGCTGTATTGGCAATGTGGTGTTTGAAATTACCGCCTCTCCCCTGGCGGAACAACTGCAAGCCATGACGGGTGAAACTCCCGTTGTCATTGGTTTTGAAAATCATGGCGGTCGTACCTATCTGCAAAGCGTTTCTCCTCTCGGTAAAGTGCAGAAAGGCTACGGCAATAATGGCGAAGATGGCTATGAAGGGGCCTTTTATCGCAATGCGATCGCCACCTATTCCCATGGCCCCCTGTTACCCAAAAATCCCTTTTTAGCGGATTGGCTGATCAAGACAGCCCTAGAACGTAAATATCAAACCACCATCCAGTTAGAAACCTTAGACGATAGTTTGGCCCACCGTGCCAGGGCTGCTATGCTAAAGCGTTTAGAATAG
- a CDS encoding anacyclamide/piricyclamide family prenylated cyclic peptide, producing MKTSKLLPKLTAPVQRSAIAVVSDQSFAVTASTHCDIATRQCFPFAGDDAE from the coding sequence ATGAAAACCAGTAAACTTCTGCCTAAATTGACTGCTCCCGTTCAACGTTCTGCGATCGCGGTTGTTTCCGATCAATCTTTTGCAGTTACGGCCTCTACCCATTGCGACATTGCAACTCGTCAATGTTTTCCCTTTGCAGGGGATGATGCGGAGTAA
- a CDS encoding LCP family protein, which translates to MVFPTSPTKRSSRPSSSKRKSSKHSPQKQKGNWVLTTLGLTAIALLSATAGALLAFSMASIPLGQSKLTPAQSAVFNKAKTISYQSLNLPQLSRPINILVLGTKVLTSDVGDNSAKTLGYQALVNSLSGLTDTMMLIRLDPEKEKLTVVSLPRDTQVEIEGHGLQKINEANVYGGPSLAAETVSHLLGDVPIDRYVRVNVQAVEKLVDALGGVTVYVPKNMKYQDDSQHLYINLQEGQQHLDGNKTLQLLRFRHDQLGDIGRIQRQQMVSRAIIEQALKPQTLLKIPDVLSIVQSHIDTNVNLEELIAIAGFAAQTQRSNVQMLMLPGNFNSNGRTETSYWLPDAAKIQTLVAQYFGGSPSATSSLDNPETVASEPEQDPSKLRIAIQDSANNPAAVQSLVRTLNEVGYRRVYVVEHWRQPLATTRIVAPNGNDLGASQVRASLGIGEVLVDSNGYLVSDVTIQVGQDWVERTQQGN; encoded by the coding sequence GTGGTTTTCCCAACTTCTCCGACTAAGCGTTCTTCTCGGCCCTCTTCCTCTAAACGAAAATCCTCTAAGCATTCTCCCCAAAAACAGAAAGGGAACTGGGTTCTGACTACGCTCGGTTTAACGGCGATCGCCCTTCTCTCTGCCACCGCAGGTGCATTGCTTGCTTTTTCGATGGCCTCCATTCCCCTAGGACAGTCGAAACTAACCCCCGCCCAGTCCGCTGTTTTTAATAAAGCTAAGACTATTTCCTATCAAAGCCTCAATCTCCCTCAACTCAGTCGTCCCATTAATATTCTTGTTCTCGGAACAAAGGTTCTAACTTCCGACGTGGGAGACAATTCGGCTAAAACCTTGGGATATCAAGCGTTGGTTAATTCACTGAGTGGGCTGACCGATACGATGATGCTGATCCGTCTTGACCCTGAAAAGGAAAAACTGACGGTTGTTTCTCTTCCTCGTGATACCCAGGTCGAAATTGAGGGGCATGGATTACAAAAAATCAATGAAGCTAATGTCTATGGTGGGCCATCCCTCGCGGCGGAAACTGTGAGTCATCTTTTAGGAGATGTACCAATTGATCGCTATGTGCGGGTTAATGTGCAGGCAGTGGAAAAGTTGGTAGATGCCCTCGGTGGAGTAACAGTCTATGTTCCTAAAAATATGAAGTATCAGGACGATAGCCAACATCTTTATATCAATCTTCAGGAAGGACAACAACATCTGGACGGCAATAAAACGCTACAACTACTTCGTTTTCGTCACGATCAATTGGGAGACATTGGACGGATTCAACGGCAACAAATGGTCAGTCGCGCCATTATTGAACAAGCTCTCAAGCCGCAAACTTTACTGAAAATTCCTGATGTCCTCTCAATTGTCCAATCTCATATTGATACCAATGTTAATCTTGAAGAATTAATTGCGATCGCCGGATTTGCAGCCCAAACGCAGCGTAGTAATGTGCAAATGTTGATGTTACCGGGCAACTTTAATAGTAACGGTCGCACCGAAACCAGTTATTGGTTGCCTGATGCTGCTAAAATCCAGACCCTAGTCGCTCAATATTTTGGAGGTTCCCCCTCAGCTACTTCCAGTCTTGACAACCCAGAAACGGTCGCTTCAGAACCGGAGCAAGATCCGAGCAAATTACGCATTGCGATCCAAGACAGCGCAAATAATCCTGCTGCCGTCCAATCCTTGGTACGAACTTTGAACGAAGTAGGTTATCGGCGGGTTTATGTGGTTGAACATTGGCGACAACCCTTAGCGACAACTCGAATTGTGGCTCCTAATGGCAATGATTTGGGGGCTTCTCAGGTAAGAGCCAGTCTTGGTATAGGGGAAGTGTTAGTGGATAGCAATGGCTATTTAGTTTCCGATGTCACTATCCAAGTGGGACAAGATTGGGTTGAGCGGACGCAACAGGGAAATTAA
- a CDS encoding NAD(P)/FAD-dependent oxidoreductase codes for MTEHRLRICILGGGFGGLYTALRLSQLPWERHQTPEIILVDQQDRFLFLPFLYELITEEMQTWEIAPPFEELLSETGIRFHQGQVTAIDIDHKQIHITPSNQADYSLSYDQLVISMGGKSPVPTVPGAKDYALTFRTLADAYRLKERLRLLEQSESEKIRVVIVGGGYSGIELACKISDRLGERGRIRVIERNDTILSQSPEYNRETAQKALESRGIWLDLETDVETVTAASLDLRYKGQIDTIPVDLVLWTVGNQALELIRDLPLAHHHSGLLNTNVYLQVTDHPEIYSLGDAAYCEDTNGQRVPATAQVAFQQSDYCAWNIWATLTHRPLLPFRYQALGEMLSLGREDATFSGLGLKLTGPAAAIARRLVYLYRLPTWQHQLTVGFNWLAQPLLTLLKS; via the coding sequence ATGACTGAACATCGTTTACGAATTTGCATCCTGGGCGGCGGATTTGGGGGGCTTTATACGGCTCTGCGTCTTAGCCAACTGCCCTGGGAACGTCACCAAACGCCGGAAATTATTCTCGTTGATCAACAGGATCGTTTTCTCTTCTTGCCTTTTCTCTACGAATTGATTACCGAGGAAATGCAGACCTGGGAAATTGCACCACCTTTTGAGGAATTATTGAGCGAAACCGGCATTCGTTTCCATCAGGGCCAGGTAACTGCCATTGATATTGACCATAAACAGATTCACATTACTCCCTCAAATCAGGCCGATTACTCTCTGAGTTATGATCAATTGGTGATCTCGATGGGGGGTAAAAGTCCTGTGCCGACCGTACCAGGTGCCAAGGATTATGCCCTAACCTTCCGTACCCTAGCGGATGCCTATCGTCTCAAAGAACGCTTACGTTTATTAGAACAATCGGAGTCAGAAAAAATTCGGGTTGTAATCGTTGGCGGGGGTTACAGTGGCATCGAATTAGCTTGCAAAATCAGCGATCGCTTAGGGGAAAGGGGACGGATTCGGGTGATCGAGCGCAATGATACCATCCTCAGTCAATCCCCAGAATATAATCGCGAAACGGCCCAAAAGGCTCTAGAAAGTAGGGGCATCTGGCTCGATTTGGAAACGGACGTGGAAACCGTGACGGCAGCTAGTTTAGACTTGCGCTACAAAGGACAGATTGATACGATTCCTGTGGATTTAGTTCTTTGGACGGTGGGCAATCAAGCTTTAGAACTGATTCGTGATTTACCCTTAGCGCATCATCATTCAGGTCTATTAAATACTAATGTCTATTTACAGGTGACGGATCATCCTGAGATTTATAGCTTAGGGGATGCGGCCTATTGTGAAGATACTAATGGACAACGGGTTCCAGCCACAGCCCAGGTTGCTTTTCAACAGTCCGACTATTGTGCTTGGAATATTTGGGCCACCTTGACCCATCGCCCCCTTTTGCCCTTCCGTTATCAAGCCTTGGGAGAAATGTTATCCCTCGGTCGAGAAGATGCCACCTTCAGTGGTTTAGGTCTGAAATTAACTGGCCCCGCCGCCGCGATCGCCCGTCGCTTAGTCTATCTCTATCGACTACCCACCTGGCAACATCAGTTAACCGTTGGCTTTAACTGGTTAGCCCAACCCCTATTAACCCTGCTCAAATCCTAA
- a CDS encoding PatA/PatG family cyanobactin maturation protease, with translation MPDLITIPGIPELWKKTKGDPRIKIAILDGAADLDRACFRGANISQFKPYWAEDIELNDEYYHYLKLATDFNQEQKAKKEQDPDHDKEEAKKERDAFFEHFPEPIRARIDFSSHATHIASTILGQHGSPVEGIAPDCTAINIPITFADNNFISFVNLTHAINEALKAEVNIIHIAACHPTQSGMAQEIFARAVKQCQDSNILIIAPGGNDKGECWCIPAILPDVLTVGAMRDDGQPFKFSNYGGDYQDKGVMANGENILGATPGTDEPIREKGTSCAAPIVTGISALLMSLQLQRGEKPNAEKVRQAILKSAIPCDPKQVEEPERCLLGKLNIPGAYQLLTDKSLAIIESPNIIPSTINAPSNRVSPLKRTENFVNNSLVTVGDVIPSNHSATVAIASITVSETIQGITASSDSKRVYVLGTIGYDFGSEARRDSFKQLMPAVEIDGTTIPANPYDARQLVNYLAENPSEHKSLIWTINQELNPIYVIEVKGGFASDIYEMLQLMLAGQLEPEDSDNFIERVSIPGQLTDKKIELFSGQEVPVITVNNTRGMYGWKVNGLVDAALQILSEELVDENEIKMRRSLSSFLKRVYFDLQNLGQTAKDRALNFAATNAFQAASSFAQAIATGMELDTIEVEKSPFCRINSDCWDIKLKFFDPDRGLRAKKVYLFTIDVSYLIPVTLGEVRSWSVRK, from the coding sequence ATGCCAGATTTAATTACTATTCCTGGAATTCCCGAACTTTGGAAAAAGACCAAAGGCGACCCGCGTATTAAAATTGCCATTCTCGACGGTGCGGCCGATTTAGATCGCGCTTGTTTTCGAGGCGCAAATATTAGCCAATTTAAACCCTACTGGGCTGAAGATATTGAACTCAATGACGAGTATTATCATTATCTGAAATTAGCAACGGATTTTAATCAGGAACAAAAAGCTAAAAAAGAGCAAGATCCTGATCACGACAAAGAGGAAGCTAAAAAAGAAAGGGACGCTTTTTTTGAACATTTTCCTGAGCCGATTCGCGCCCGCATTGATTTTTCTAGTCATGCCACCCATATCGCCAGCACGATTTTAGGACAACACGGTTCTCCTGTGGAAGGCATTGCTCCCGATTGCACTGCTATTAATATTCCGATTACCTTTGCTGACAACAATTTTATTTCTTTCGTCAATCTTACCCACGCGATTAACGAAGCCTTAAAAGCAGAGGTTAATATTATTCATATTGCCGCTTGTCATCCCACTCAATCAGGCATGGCTCAGGAAATTTTTGCCCGTGCCGTTAAACAATGCCAAGACAGTAATATTTTAATTATTGCGCCTGGGGGAAATGATAAGGGTGAATGTTGGTGTATTCCTGCGATTTTACCCGATGTTTTAACGGTGGGAGCGATGCGTGATGATGGTCAACCCTTTAAGTTTAGTAATTATGGTGGTGACTATCAAGATAAAGGAGTCATGGCTAATGGGGAAAATATTTTAGGAGCAACCCCAGGCACTGATGAACCTATCAGAGAAAAAGGAACCAGTTGCGCGGCTCCAATTGTGACGGGAATTTCGGCTTTATTAATGAGTTTGCAATTGCAACGAGGGGAAAAACCCAATGCGGAAAAAGTGCGACAAGCGATTTTAAAGAGTGCCATTCCCTGTGACCCAAAACAAGTTGAAGAACCCGAACGTTGTTTATTAGGTAAGCTGAATATTCCAGGTGCTTACCAGTTACTCACAGACAAAAGTTTAGCGATTATTGAAAGCCCTAACATTATTCCTTCAACAATTAATGCTCCTAGTAATCGTGTTAGTCCTCTTAAAAGAACAGAAAATTTTGTTAATAATTCGTTAGTAACGGTAGGCGATGTAATTCCTAGTAATCATTCTGCGACTGTAGCGATCGCTTCTATTACGGTTAGTGAAACTATTCAAGGAATTACGGCGAGTTCGGACTCTAAACGGGTTTATGTTTTGGGGACAATTGGTTATGATTTCGGTAGTGAAGCTCGACGGGATAGTTTTAAACAGTTAATGCCTGCGGTGGAAATTGACGGTACAACAATTCCAGCCAATCCCTACGATGCTCGTCAATTGGTGAATTACTTAGCAGAAAATCCCTCGGAACATAAATCCTTAATCTGGACAATTAATCAAGAACTAAATCCGATTTATGTCATTGAGGTTAAAGGGGGATTTGCAAGTGATATTTATGAAATGTTGCAATTAATGTTAGCAGGTCAATTAGAACCTGAAGACAGCGATAATTTTATTGAACGAGTTAGTATTCCAGGACAACTAACAGATAAAAAGATTGAACTTTTCTCTGGTCAAGAAGTCCCTGTTATTACGGTCAACAATACGCGGGGAATGTACGGCTGGAAGGTTAACGGTTTAGTGGATGCGGCATTACAAATTCTTTCGGAGGAACTGGTTGATGAGAATGAAATTAAAATGCGAAGAAGCCTGAGTAGTTTCCTGAAACGAGTTTATTTTGATCTGCAAAACTTAGGACAAACTGCCAAGGATCGCGCTCTGAATTTTGCGGCAACCAATGCTTTTCAAGCGGCTTCTAGTTTTGCTCAGGCGATCGCTACGGGCATGGAATTAGACACCATTGAAGTGGAAAAAAGTCCTTTCTGCCGTATTAATAGCGATTGTTGGGATATCAAACTAAAATTCTTTGATCCTGATCGCGGTTTAAGAGCTAAAAAAGTCTATTTATTTACCATTGATGTCAGTTATCTGATTCCTGTCACCTTGGGAGAAGTTCGTTCCTGGTCTGTCCGTAAATAA